One part of the Phycisphaeraceae bacterium genome encodes these proteins:
- a CDS encoding metal ABC transporter permease — MILAAAFGLTGDDLWVMLTAALCSVACGVIGCFLVLRRLSLLGDAISHAILPGLAVAFILTNSRNVPAMLAGALVVGVATAVLSSALHRWGRVGEDSAMGVVFTTLFAVGVVLITWKAGSVDLDPGCVLYGIIETVATDPHRIAGMPSMTFWLAAVAAFNIALVAVFYKELKVVSFDQYLAATMGISVPLIHYGLMTMVAATSVVSFEAVGSILVVAMLVAPGATAHLLTDRLGRMLVLAAVLGTTAAILGYLLALWTNSSVSGMVSVVAGCQFLLAALAAPRHGVVSKLVHGARLSLRIAREDILGDLYRAHESGGAGPATAHAVSKSAGGGVIARLALASLRRERLVGVDPAGTLSLTDRGAASAAQVVRSHRLWESFLAGELGYPEDHVHEPSHRVEHFIGPSLDARLDRQIGASTDPHGRPIPPAGGPHKDR; from the coding sequence ATGATTCTGGCAGCTGCCTTCGGCCTGACCGGCGACGACCTCTGGGTGATGCTCACCGCCGCGCTCTGCAGCGTGGCCTGCGGCGTAATCGGCTGCTTCCTGGTGCTGCGCCGGTTGTCGCTGCTTGGGGACGCGATCTCGCACGCGATCCTCCCCGGGCTGGCGGTCGCGTTCATCCTGACCAACAGCCGCAACGTCCCCGCGATGCTGGCCGGGGCCCTGGTCGTGGGCGTCGCGACGGCGGTGCTGTCGAGTGCGCTGCACCGATGGGGCCGCGTCGGCGAGGACTCCGCGATGGGAGTGGTGTTCACCACGCTGTTCGCCGTCGGTGTCGTCCTGATCACGTGGAAGGCCGGGAGCGTCGACCTTGACCCCGGGTGCGTGCTCTACGGGATCATCGAGACGGTCGCCACCGACCCGCACCGGATCGCCGGCATGCCTTCGATGACGTTCTGGCTCGCCGCCGTCGCGGCCTTTAATATCGCGCTCGTGGCGGTGTTCTACAAGGAACTCAAGGTCGTCTCGTTTGACCAGTATCTCGCGGCGACCATGGGGATCAGCGTGCCGCTGATCCACTACGGGCTCATGACGATGGTGGCCGCCACCTCCGTCGTCTCCTTCGAGGCGGTGGGGTCGATCCTCGTCGTCGCGATGCTCGTTGCACCAGGCGCGACCGCGCACCTGCTCACCGATCGCCTGGGGCGGATGCTCGTCCTGGCCGCGGTGCTCGGCACCACCGCCGCGATCCTGGGCTACCTGCTGGCGCTGTGGACCAACTCGTCGGTCTCCGGCATGGTGAGCGTGGTCGCGGGGTGCCAGTTCCTGCTCGCGGCCTTGGCGGCTCCGCGCCACGGCGTCGTCAGCAAGCTCGTGCACGGCGCCCGGCTGAGCCTGCGGATCGCTCGCGAGGATATCCTGGGCGATCTGTACCGGGCGCACGAATCGGGGGGCGCGGGGCCCGCGACCGCGCACGCCGTTTCGAAATCGGCTGGGGGCGGGGTGATCGCGAGACTCGCTCTTGCCTCGCTGCGGCGCGAGCGGCTTGTCGGCGTCGATCCCGCGGGCACGCTCTCCCTCACCGATCGGGGCGCGGCGAGCGCCGCCCAGGTCGTCCGCTCGCACCGCCTGTGGGAGAGTTTCCTCGCGGGCGAACTCGGATATCCCGAGGACCACGTGCACGAGCCCTCGCACCGGGTCGAGCACTTCATCGGCCCCTCGCTCGATGCCCGCCTCGACCGCCAGATCGGCGCCAGCACCGACCCTCACGGCCGCCCGATCCCGCCGGCTGGCGGGCCGCACAAGGACCGCTGA
- a CDS encoding ABC transporter ATP-binding protein, with product MTTTSSTARTRPPHAPPATAAAVEVHDVTVAYHRKPVLWDVDVSLPAGQLIAVVGPNGAGKSTLIKAILGLVPLASGRIDLFGKPLNQARRLIGYVPQRETVDWDFPVDALDVVIMGRYGTLGWFRRPGRNDRAAAEHALDQVGMLPLARRQISQLSGGQQQRVFLARALAQDAPLYFMDEPFAGVDAATEKAIVDVLRSLRSEGRTVVAVHHDLQTVPEYFDFIVMLNMRLVAAGPTAAVFTRENLQKTYGGRLTLLDEAAEAVRRAAGADGSR from the coding sequence ATGACCACCACCAGCAGCACCGCCCGCACACGGCCGCCGCATGCCCCGCCCGCGACCGCCGCTGCCGTAGAGGTGCACGACGTCACGGTGGCGTACCACCGCAAGCCCGTTCTCTGGGACGTCGACGTCTCGCTCCCCGCCGGGCAGTTGATCGCCGTGGTCGGGCCGAACGGCGCGGGCAAGAGCACGCTGATCAAGGCGATCCTCGGGCTGGTTCCCCTCGCGAGCGGCCGGATCGACCTGTTCGGCAAGCCGCTCAACCAGGCACGCCGGCTGATCGGCTACGTCCCCCAGCGGGAGACCGTTGACTGGGACTTCCCCGTCGATGCGCTCGACGTGGTCATCATGGGCCGCTACGGCACCCTCGGCTGGTTCCGCCGCCCCGGGCGCAACGACCGCGCCGCGGCGGAGCACGCCCTCGATCAGGTCGGGATGCTGCCGCTCGCCCGCAGGCAGATCAGCCAGCTCTCCGGCGGCCAGCAGCAGCGGGTGTTCCTCGCGCGGGCGCTGGCCCAGGATGCGCCGCTGTACTTCATGGACGAGCCCTTTGCCGGCGTTGATGCCGCGACGGAGAAGGCCATCGTCGACGTGCTCAGGTCGCTCCGCTCCGAAGGACGCACGGTCGTAGCCGTGCACCACGACCTCCAGACCGTGCCCGAGTACTTCGACTTCATCGTCATGCTCAATATGCGGCTCGTGGCCGCGGGGCCGACCGCGGCGGTCTTTACCCGGGAGAACCTGCAGAAGACCTACGGCGGTCGGCTCACCCTGCTCGACGAAGCCGCCGAGGCCGTTCGTCGAGCCGCGGGCGCGGACGGCAGTCGCTAA
- a CDS encoding metal ABC transporter permease: MDTSDLIRLLTLQDANTRTVLAGTALLGLASGVVGSLAVLRRRALVGDAMAHAALPGVCLAFFVVGDRNFSAFLLGALIIGVVAAWTISAVKRFTRVKEDAAIAMAIGGFFGLGIVLSVVIQHRPAGNRAGLDSFIFGKAATMLRSDALVIAAVAAAVIGVAALLWKEFKLLCFDQDFAVSQGWPAARLDLLLMALVCVCTVAGLPAVGVVLMVALLVIPPVTARCWTDRFGPMLVLAGAIGAGAGALGTALSAVLPAPREALSRGWPTGPMIVLTAAAAFAFSLAAAPRRGLVASLVRQVRLRRRVELDHLLRTVYEWSEPREIPAPWNADDLRVDARGGRRAFKHALRLATRRGFAQRAPGGWNLTPEGAVAAARAVRTHRLWELFMVEHAHIAPDHVDSDADRIEHFLPPELISRLESRLAAEGRLPGSRGEVPLSVHPIPSGRRPPTPRRSP; the protein is encoded by the coding sequence ATGGACACTTCGGACCTCATCCGGCTCCTGACCCTGCAGGACGCGAACACTCGGACCGTGCTCGCCGGGACGGCGCTGCTTGGTCTGGCGAGCGGCGTGGTGGGCTCGCTCGCGGTCCTGCGCCGGCGGGCTCTGGTCGGCGACGCCATGGCCCACGCGGCGCTGCCCGGCGTGTGCCTGGCGTTCTTCGTGGTCGGCGACCGGAACTTCTCGGCCTTCCTGCTCGGAGCGCTCATCATCGGCGTGGTCGCCGCGTGGACCATCTCGGCGGTCAAGCGGTTCACCCGGGTGAAGGAGGACGCGGCGATCGCGATGGCGATCGGCGGGTTCTTCGGGCTCGGGATCGTGCTGAGCGTGGTGATCCAGCATCGCCCGGCGGGTAACCGCGCCGGGCTGGACTCGTTCATCTTCGGCAAGGCCGCGACCATGCTTCGGTCCGACGCCCTGGTCATCGCCGCGGTCGCGGCCGCGGTCATCGGCGTCGCCGCGCTTCTGTGGAAGGAGTTCAAGCTCCTCTGCTTCGACCAGGACTTTGCGGTGTCGCAGGGCTGGCCGGCCGCCCGGCTTGATCTTCTGCTGATGGCCCTCGTCTGCGTGTGCACCGTCGCCGGGCTACCCGCAGTCGGCGTCGTGCTGATGGTGGCGCTGCTGGTGATCCCGCCCGTGACCGCCCGGTGCTGGACCGACCGATTCGGGCCGATGCTCGTGCTCGCGGGGGCGATCGGCGCCGGCGCGGGGGCACTGGGCACGGCCCTGAGCGCCGTCCTGCCAGCACCCCGCGAGGCCCTCAGCCGCGGATGGCCCACCGGACCGATGATCGTGCTGACCGCCGCGGCGGCGTTTGCGTTCTCGCTCGCCGCCGCGCCCCGTCGCGGCCTCGTGGCCAGCCTCGTGCGACAGGTGCGTCTGAGGCGCCGCGTCGAACTCGACCACCTGCTGCGGACCGTGTACGAGTGGTCCGAGCCGCGTGAGATACCAGCCCCGTGGAACGCCGACGATCTCCGGGTCGACGCCCGGGGCGGGCGCCGTGCCTTCAAACACGCCCTCCGCCTCGCGACGCGGCGGGGCTTCGCGCAGCGGGCCCCCGGGGGATGGAACCTCACGCCCGAAGGGGCGGTCGCCGCCGCCCGCGCCGTTCGCACCCACCGCCTGTGGGAACTCTTCATGGTCGAGCACGCGCACATCGCGCCCGACCACGTGGACAGCGACGCCGACCGCATCGAGCACTTCCTGCCGCCCGAGTTGATCAGCCGGCTCGAGTCCCGCCTCGCCGCCGAGGGCCGCCTGCCGGGAAGCCGCGGCGAGGTTCCGCTGTCGGTTCATCCGATCCCGTCGGGCCGCCGTCCGCCAACGCCGCGCAGGAGCCCGTGA